One window from the genome of Bacillus tianshenii encodes:
- the tnpA gene encoding IS200/IS605 family transposase: MSNYIHKDGIVYKNQYHIIFCPKYRRKVLVDGIDKDLKDILYEIAKEKEVHIKSIEVMPDHVHLFIEFDPRLLLHKIIKDFKGKSSRLLREKYPHLKSRLPSLWTRSYFCCTVGHISEDTIQRYIQNQKNV, translated from the coding sequence ATGAGCAACTATATTCATAAAGACGGAATTGTTTATAAAAATCAATATCATATCATTTTTTGTCCGAAGTACCGTAGAAAAGTTTTAGTTGATGGAATTGATAAAGACTTAAAAGATATTCTTTATGAAATAGCTAAAGAAAAAGAGGTTCATATTAAGTCTATTGAAGTGATGCCTGACCACGTACATCTATTTATTGAATTTGATCCTCGGCTTTTACTACATAAAATCATTAAAGATTTTAAAGGAAAAAGCAGTCGATTATTAAGAGAAAAGTATCCTCATTTGAAAAGTCGTTTACCTTCTTTATGGACTCGTAGTTATTTTTGTTGTACAGTCGGACATATTTCAGAAGATACCATTCAGCGTTATATCCAAAATCAAAAGAATGTGTAA
- a CDS encoding type II toxin-antitoxin system PemK/MazF family toxin, whose product MHAPERGDLVYINFNPQSGHEQAGTRPGIILSPQAFNHATGFAVVCPITRQQKGYPFEVPLPSSLAIEGVILTDQIKSLDWKARKLVIKDRAPEDVITDCLDLIHTFL is encoded by the coding sequence ATGCATGCTCCTGAACGCGGCGATCTTGTATATATCAATTTCAACCCGCAAAGCGGACACGAACAAGCCGGAACCCGCCCTGGCATTATCCTCTCTCCACAAGCTTTTAATCATGCAACCGGCTTTGCGGTTGTCTGTCCTATTACTCGACAGCAAAAAGGCTATCCGTTCGAAGTACCTTTACCGAGCAGCTTGGCGATTGAAGGTGTTATTTTAACTGATCAGATAAAAAGCCTAGACTGGAAAGCTCGCAAATTAGTCATAAAGGATCGTGCGCCTGAAGATGTAATAACTGACTGCCTTGATCTGATCCACACCTTTTTATAA
- a CDS encoding YuzF family protein has product MQYDYRNYAMMNPQMTTQYHTMIDPFVVSTLESVVGKVLIVQTTRDTIRGKLKEVKPDHIVLLAGDSTFFVRIQQIVSIMPD; this is encoded by the coding sequence ATGCAATATGATTATCGAAATTATGCAATGATGAACCCGCAAATGACAACCCAATACCACACAATGATTGACCCGTTCGTCGTCAGTACGCTGGAATCAGTCGTCGGAAAAGTACTTATCGTGCAAACAACAAGAGATACGATCAGAGGAAAACTGAAAGAAGTGAAGCCAGACCATATCGTCTTGCTTGCAGGCGACTCAACATTCTTCGTACGCATCCAGCAAATCGTATCGATTATGCCAGACTAA
- a CDS encoding AbrB/MazE/SpoVT family DNA-binding domain-containing protein: MEEKRLKKLNQGGIQVTTKVQKWGNSLAIRIPSHVAEAISIQQGSEIELTVENDVLVLKPKKKKPQLDELLSKITPENRHKEIDFGKKEGNELI; the protein is encoded by the coding sequence ATGGAAGAAAAGCGCCTGAAGAAACTCAATCAAGGAGGAATACAAGTGACAACAAAAGTACAGAAATGGGGAAACAGCCTTGCTATTCGCATTCCTTCCCATGTTGCTGAAGCCATTTCAATTCAACAAGGCTCAGAGATAGAACTAACAGTAGAAAATGATGTGCTCGTACTTAAGCCAAAAAAGAAAAAGCCACAATTAGATGAGCTTTTATCAAAGATAACTCCAGAAAACCGTCATAAAGAAATTGATTTTGGAAAAAAGGAAGGGAATGAATTAATATAA
- a CDS encoding zinc ribbon domain-containing protein YjdM, translated as MLEMPNCPKCDSEYTYEDGNLYVCPVCAHEWTSEVEAEQSEGENVIKDANGNILNDGDTVTVIKDLKIKGSSSVVKLGTKVKNIRLVDGDHDIDCKIDGFGAMKLKSEFVKKI; from the coding sequence ATGTTAGAAATGCCGAATTGCCCGAAATGTGACTCAGAATATACATATGAGGATGGAAACCTCTACGTCTGCCCAGTATGTGCCCATGAATGGACGTCAGAAGTAGAAGCTGAACAAAGTGAAGGCGAGAACGTTATCAAAGATGCGAACGGAAATATCCTAAACGACGGCGATACCGTTACAGTCATCAAAGACCTAAAAATAAAAGGCAGCTCCTCTGTCGTCAAACTAGGTACAAAAGTAAAAAACATCCGCCTTGTCGACGGCGATCATGATATTGACTGCAAGATTGATGGCTTCGGAGCGATGAAACTAAAATCTGAGTTTGTGAAGAAGATCTAA
- a CDS encoding transposase — translation MTKPCYVVTIPLKTELWQEHILTKRLEIARQMYNACLGEVLKRYKRLKNDTSYQYWIKQKPSKERKEAFKQLNQDYGLSEYALHSFVKPIQNYFRKHIDANTSQKIATRVWKAFDKYRYDKNVQKVYFKQKGELRSVEGKTNKQGIRFKENQLIWNGLTIPIKLKKNDMYLHVALLDKVKYCRIIKKQIRGIQRYFVQLILEGIPPKKVNPTTGEVKHPRNQGTVGIDIGTQTIAIVSENEAKLVELAPNVNKMEQEIRLLSRKLDRQRRANNPHKYNDDGTIKRTKDKWIHSKNYLKTKEQLTDIHRKMADVRKQDHHSMANWILSLGDNVKVETMNYKGLQRRAKQTTINEKTKRYNKKKRFGKSLLNKAPALLLTILDNKLSYDNKQLKKIDTYKIKASQYNHFNESYEKKTIGQRWNDFDCGKVQRDLYSAYLIMNVKNNLKEIDKEKCNHRWHIFKMLHDKEIERLKKSATKIASMGM, via the coding sequence ATGACAAAACCTTGTTATGTTGTGACAATTCCCTTAAAAACTGAATTATGGCAAGAGCATATTCTTACTAAACGTCTTGAAATTGCTCGGCAAATGTACAATGCGTGTTTAGGGGAAGTGTTAAAACGATACAAGCGATTAAAAAACGATACCTCTTATCAATATTGGATTAAACAAAAACCTTCAAAAGAGCGTAAAGAAGCGTTCAAACAATTAAATCAAGATTATGGTTTAAGCGAATATGCGTTACATTCATTTGTGAAACCTATTCAAAATTACTTCCGAAAACATATTGACGCGAATACAAGTCAAAAAATTGCAACAAGAGTTTGGAAAGCATTTGATAAATACAGATACGACAAAAACGTTCAAAAAGTCTATTTCAAACAAAAAGGCGAACTTCGTTCTGTTGAAGGGAAAACGAACAAACAAGGGATTCGTTTTAAAGAAAATCAATTAATATGGAATGGATTAACTATTCCAATCAAGTTAAAAAAGAATGATATGTACCTTCATGTAGCGTTGTTAGACAAAGTGAAATATTGCAGAATCATCAAAAAACAAATTCGTGGCATTCAGCGTTATTTTGTTCAATTAATTTTAGAAGGGATTCCACCAAAAAAAGTAAATCCAACAACGGGTGAAGTGAAACATCCTCGAAATCAAGGAACTGTCGGAATTGATATTGGTACGCAAACCATTGCAATAGTAAGCGAAAACGAAGCAAAATTAGTAGAATTAGCACCTAATGTTAATAAAATGGAACAAGAAATACGTTTATTATCAAGAAAGCTAGACCGACAACGTCGAGCCAACAACCCACATAAATACAATGATGACGGAACGATAAAGCGAACGAAAGATAAATGGATTCACAGCAAGAACTACCTTAAAACAAAAGAACAATTAACCGACATTCACCGAAAAATGGCTGATGTCCGCAAACAAGATCACCATTCTATGGCAAATTGGATACTATCATTAGGCGATAACGTAAAGGTTGAAACCATGAATTACAAAGGGTTGCAAAGAAGGGCAAAACAAACCACGATTAACGAAAAAACAAAACGTTATAACAAGAAAAAACGGTTTGGAAAATCATTGTTAAACAAAGCCCCTGCCCTCTTATTAACCATTCTTGATAATAAATTAAGCTATGATAACAAACAGTTAAAAAAGATTGATACCTACAAGATTAAAGCAAGTCAGTACAACCATTTCAATGAATCGTATGAAAAGAAAACTATAGGTCAACGTTGGAATGACTTTGATTGCGGGAAAGTGCAACGAGATTTATATAGTGCGTATTTGATTATGAACGTAAAAAACAACTTAAAAGAAATAGATAAAGAAAAGTGTAACCATAGGTGGCATATCTTTAAAATGCTTCACGATAAAGAAATCGAACGTTTGAAAAAAAGTGCTACTAAAATAGCAAGTATGGGTATGTAA
- a CDS encoding DUF4430 domain-containing protein, with protein sequence MLSKMNYEKVRHYFYILLLVLVALNPFIAGVNGSKTFAEMNQTTSNYAASITVYGEANNLIIDQEIEINEEGITAFDLLKQVSEEQNIELTYSESDQYGAFITSIGGITPTDNAYWGFEVNGKAAEVGVSSYEVKANDELSFKIIQAKPYASLAIIGENEESVLAQTWLEVSEGATAFDLLKQVSEEQNIELTYSESDQYGAFITSIGGVTPTDNAYWGFEVNGKAAEVGVSSYEVKANDELSFKIIQAKPYASLAIIGESGESVLAQTWLEVSEGATAFDLLKQVSEEQNIELTYSESDQYGAFITSIGGVTPTENAYWGFEVNGKAAEVGVSSYEVQANDELSFKIIQAKPYASLAIIGESGESVLAQTWLEVSEGATAFDLLKQVSEEQNIELTYSESDQYGAFITSIGGVTPTENAYWGFEVNGKAAEVGVSSYEVKANDELLLKYIIAADYPDEGEEDESDSLGELSSSNTEYDNENIERFNTLMNEVRDSIAKDGIQSDWEAISLAQAGNQVLHSYYEEAINKIQDVDDLGQATNYARLILLSVAAGENPENINGRNYVSELAAREDLTRYINNATYSLIAFDSGDYTVDSSVKEQLVQAILSVQNSDGGWSWSGKISDPDMTAMTITALAPYYETDQVKEAVNKAISWLSNVQQADGGFTVENGDPGATVAQVIIGIASVGYSPSSKAFTKSEGNLVDYLALIADEMKTDSSMLGYQGLQALTAYQHFTHNKERIYRFTMIDPSDKGGNPSSPKEDEQDSDDTPDEVPSDDEIEVRISVKGYKSKTLLATTTVKLSGKATPYSALREAIGGSSIKTNGSGSNIYVVEIKGLAEFDYGPKSGWNYSVNGDYPSKSAGAYQLEDGDRVVWKYTADYDDDSDLPETSKDASEAGALPNNRSKLEKDFETIALPYNNQQPIDKVMKSTKVIDERNKMSLSEAKEIKEVVQKNMVNVSKKVGSNESSNIKGEHGEASIFIPQGAVKKEVHIQIQEEVHSKNENSELISSIYKFGPNGATFKKPVQISIQIPVELDRLEDYVMAWLNEETGEWIPIPAVLDANSGWITGQVDHFTQFAVLNRSIIQQKMLESHIDQTVQFVMKSTDLSQWQAFAVARSGNVIPNRNLQRIEELVKSEQGEFRKVTDYERIILSVKALGGDPTKVAGYNFIEKVVNHPRMTSQGVNGLIFGLLALDSGDYSISSDVDWTREKLIKEILNHQHVSGGFGLTIDEEPNVDLTAMALAALAPYHEQTEVKAAIEKAVDWLAKQQASNGGFRLEGKENSESVAQVMIALTSLGINPLDERFVKESGNLMTNLLSFQTSDKGFSNHRGEASNQIATEQALMALVAYQRYLENKSPLYVFDEQGPERSFAFRYKDEQHISNYAYQAVYQAKAHHFMEGVSEEQARFAPHETLTRAQFAKVLIHLLGEQPENTGRSTYEDVKQGTWYEGYVNRANQLGIVKGISEKQFAPHKPITREQMAIMIGRAVDLQATDANLSFEDVNKISKEAVPYVQALYAASILEGYGNKFFPQELVTREMAAVVSVRLFEMK encoded by the coding sequence ATGTTATCAAAAATGAATTATGAGAAAGTCAGGCATTATTTTTATATTCTATTATTGGTTCTTGTGGCATTAAACCCGTTTATAGCAGGGGTGAATGGAAGTAAAACGTTTGCTGAAATGAATCAAACGACAAGTAATTACGCAGCCTCAATTACTGTATATGGTGAGGCGAACAATCTAATAATAGACCAGGAAATAGAAATAAATGAAGAAGGTATTACTGCATTCGACTTACTAAAGCAGGTAAGCGAGGAGCAGAATATCGAGCTTACATACAGCGAAAGCGACCAATATGGCGCGTTTATTACCAGCATTGGAGGAATAACGCCAACGGATAATGCCTACTGGGGATTTGAGGTAAACGGAAAGGCCGCGGAGGTAGGAGTATCCTCGTATGAAGTGAAGGCGAATGATGAGCTAAGCTTTAAAATCATTCAAGCTAAGCCTTACGCAAGTCTAGCGATAATTGGTGAGAATGAAGAATCCGTGCTTGCACAAACGTGGCTGGAGGTATCAGAAGGAGCAACAGCATTCGACTTACTAAAGCAGGTAAGCGAGGAGCAGAATATCGAGCTTACATACAGCGAAAGCGACCAATATGGCGCGTTTATTACCAGCATTGGAGGGGTGACGCCAACGGATAATGCCTACTGGGGATTTGAGGTAAACGGAAAGGCCGCGGAGGTAGGAGTATCCTCGTATGAAGTGAAGGCGAATGATGAGCTAAGCTTTAAGATCATTCAAGCAAAGCCTTATGCAAGTCTAGCGATAATTGGTGAGAGCGGAGAGTCCGTGCTTGCCCAAACGTGGCTGGAGGTATCAGAAGGAGCAACAGCATTCGACTTACTGAAGCAGGTAAGCGAGGAGCAGAATATCGAGCTTACCTACAGTGAAAGTGACCAATATGGGGCGTTTATTACCAGCATTGGTGGAGTGACGCCAACGGAAAATGCCTACTGGGGATTTGAGGTAAACGGAAAGGCCGCGGAGGTAGGAGTATCCTCGTATGAAGTGCAGGCGAATGATGAGCTAAGCTTTAAGATCATTCAAGCAAAGCCTTATGCAAGTCTAGCGATAATTGGTGAGAGCGGAGAGTCCGTGCTTGCCCAAACGTGGCTAGAGGTATCAGAAGGAGCAACAGCATTCGACTTACTGAAGCAGGTAAGCGAGGAGCAGAATATCGAGCTTACCTACAGTGAAAGTGACCAATATGGGGCGTTTATTACCAGCATTGGTGGAGTGACGCCAACGGAAAATGCCTACTGGGGATTTGAAGTAAACGGAAAGGCCGCGGAGGTAGGAGTGTCCTCGTATGAAGTGAAGGCGAATGATGAACTGCTGCTTAAATATATAATAGCTGCAGATTATCCTGATGAAGGAGAAGAAGACGAGTCTGACAGCCTAGGTGAATTAAGTTCATCAAACACGGAATACGATAATGAAAACATTGAGCGTTTCAATACATTAATGAATGAAGTTCGTGATTCGATTGCAAAGGATGGTATTCAGTCAGATTGGGAAGCAATCTCCTTAGCACAGGCTGGTAACCAAGTTTTGCACAGTTATTATGAAGAAGCCATTAATAAAATTCAGGATGTAGATGATTTAGGACAGGCTACAAACTATGCAAGGCTTATTTTATTATCAGTAGCAGCTGGAGAAAACCCAGAAAATATTAATGGAAGAAACTATGTAAGTGAATTAGCAGCTCGTGAGGACTTAACTCGTTATATTAATAATGCTACATATAGTCTAATTGCTTTTGATAGTGGCGATTATACGGTTGATTCTTCCGTGAAAGAACAGCTTGTTCAAGCGATCTTGAGCGTACAAAATAGTGATGGTGGGTGGAGCTGGTCTGGTAAAATCAGCGACCCAGATATGACAGCTATGACAATCACCGCTCTCGCTCCATATTATGAAACAGACCAAGTAAAGGAAGCGGTTAACAAGGCGATATCCTGGCTTTCAAACGTGCAGCAAGCGGATGGTGGTTTTACAGTAGAAAATGGCGACCCAGGTGCTACTGTGGCTCAGGTTATTATTGGTATAGCTAGTGTTGGATATAGCCCTTCTTCCAAAGCATTTACGAAGTCAGAGGGAAATCTTGTTGATTACTTAGCATTGATTGCAGATGAAATGAAAACAGATTCAAGTATGCTTGGTTATCAAGGATTGCAAGCCTTAACAGCTTATCAGCATTTTACTCATAATAAAGAACGCATTTATCGTTTTACAATGATTGATCCAAGTGATAAAGGCGGAAATCCATCTTCTCCTAAAGAAGATGAACAAGATTCAGACGACACGCCTGATGAGGTGCCGAGTGATGATGAGATTGAGGTTCGTATATCTGTAAAAGGCTATAAATCGAAAACATTACTCGCAACCACAACGGTTAAGCTCTCTGGAAAGGCTACACCATATTCGGCATTAAGAGAAGCCATTGGTGGAAGCAGCATTAAGACGAATGGCTCCGGTAGCAACATTTACGTTGTTGAAATTAAAGGCTTAGCTGAATTTGACTATGGACCGAAAAGTGGTTGGAACTATTCGGTGAATGGCGATTATCCAAGCAAAAGTGCAGGGGCCTATCAATTAGAAGATGGGGATCGCGTTGTCTGGAAGTATACAGCGGATTATGATGATGATTCAGATTTACCTGAGACAAGCAAGGATGCTTCTGAAGCAGGCGCTTTACCTAATAATCGTTCAAAGCTTGAAAAAGATTTCGAAACGATTGCATTACCTTATAATAATCAACAGCCGATTGATAAAGTAATGAAGTCGACGAAGGTCATAGATGAACGGAATAAAATGTCTCTTAGTGAGGCAAAGGAAATCAAAGAAGTTGTACAAAAAAATATGGTGAATGTATCTAAGAAGGTAGGTTCGAACGAAAGCAGCAACATCAAAGGTGAACATGGGGAAGCATCTATTTTTATTCCTCAAGGAGCTGTGAAAAAAGAAGTACACATTCAAATACAAGAAGAAGTCCATTCAAAAAATGAAAATTCGGAATTGATTTCATCGATATACAAGTTTGGACCAAATGGCGCAACGTTCAAGAAGCCTGTTCAAATTTCCATTCAAATTCCAGTGGAGTTAGACCGTCTAGAGGATTACGTAATGGCCTGGTTAAATGAAGAAACAGGTGAATGGATTCCAATTCCAGCTGTGCTTGATGCGAATTCAGGGTGGATAACAGGACAAGTTGATCATTTTACACAGTTTGCCGTACTGAATCGTTCAATCATTCAACAAAAAATGCTCGAAAGTCATATCGATCAAACGGTTCAATTTGTAATGAAATCAACTGATCTTTCACAATGGCAGGCATTTGCGGTTGCGCGCTCAGGTAATGTGATTCCTAACCGAAATCTACAAAGAATTGAAGAGCTGGTTAAGAGCGAGCAAGGAGAATTTAGAAAAGTTACGGATTATGAGCGGATTATCTTATCTGTAAAGGCACTTGGCGGGGACCCGACGAAAGTAGCTGGTTACAACTTCATTGAAAAAGTGGTAAACCATCCACGAATGACAAGCCAAGGAGTCAACGGGCTCATTTTCGGCTTACTTGCGCTTGACAGTGGTGATTACTCCATTTCGAGTGATGTAGATTGGACAAGAGAGAAGCTTATAAAAGAAATCTTAAATCATCAACATGTAAGCGGAGGGTTTGGTCTTACTATTGATGAGGAACCAAATGTTGATCTTACTGCGATGGCTCTAGCAGCCTTAGCGCCTTATCATGAGCAAACAGAAGTCAAAGCAGCAATTGAAAAAGCAGTTGACTGGTTAGCAAAACAACAAGCAAGTAATGGCGGTTTTCGTTTAGAGGGAAAAGAAAATAGTGAAAGTGTAGCACAGGTGATGATCGCACTTACATCACTTGGTATCAATCCATTAGATGAACGGTTTGTTAAAGAGTCTGGTAATCTAATGACTAATTTACTTTCCTTCCAAACTAGTGATAAAGGCTTTTCAAACCATAGAGGAGAAGCTTCAAATCAGATTGCAACAGAACAGGCATTAATGGCGTTAGTGGCTTATCAGCGTTATTTAGAAAATAAGTCACCGCTTTATGTTTTTGATGAGCAAGGACCGGAACGCTCATTTGCATTTCGCTACAAGGATGAACAACACATTTCAAATTATGCTTATCAGGCTGTGTATCAAGCGAAAGCTCATCATTTCATGGAGGGTGTAAGTGAAGAACAAGCACGCTTTGCTCCACACGAAACACTTACGAGAGCCCAGTTCGCTAAGGTCCTCATTCATTTATTAGGTGAGCAGCCGGAGAATACTGGTCGTTCAACTTATGAAGATGTGAAACAAGGTACGTGGTATGAAGGTTATGTTAATCGAGCAAATCAATTAGGCATTGTAAAGGGTATATCAGAAAAGCAATTTGCGCCTCATAAGCCGATTACTAGAGAGCAAATGGCAATCATGATTGGTCGAGCAGTTGATTTGCAGGCAACAGATGCAAATCTAAGCTTTGAAGATGTCAACAAAATAAGCAAAGAAGCTGTGCCATATGTACAAGCACTTTATGCTGCAAGCATTTTAGAAGGATACGGCAATAAGTTTTTTCCTCAAGAACTTGTAACAAGAGAAATGGCAGCAGTTGTTTCAGTAAGATTGTTTGAAATGAAGTAA
- a CDS encoding cellulose biosynthesis cyclic di-GMP-binding regulatory protein BcsB translates to MRKKDRHQETEMHLSRTKTYGKKKVKTPLLLYGVLFLAFLFVIVFFFNRDFFYSSAVVNKPEETPQQAAKEEPEPPEQPTLPTAEEKAANPNYEVEVLKKSEQKEKPNPNKGDIILLGEEDVSLRGVFGNKDAYFTIPPSNLGDGSYVELTISSSELLNSERSTLTVLLNNQPVKSIRLKKAFQNESFKIPLAKQHIREGINKLSIQSHTYISKDLCIDQIDPANWVIVHKTSYAYIDSSGPLIEDDLLKSFPYPFIQSGGEEEVHARIVIPDNSSGAVIQAAFELSQYLTSKTVSKEAVPVEFESEWDGVKAKEHLIAIGPLKAWSGAVANRMTFKGIQLNKGELYLHNAIEKGSGSSRQILFVTANNEEILTEKSAILTTEELTEQLTGNSIRINKMPVVKQEKKEQETAIPLIDQSVVLNDAKLVSEAYFPKVPSYWEITDQATLDIAFDASPLLKMWEDAERKDQLGLTVYLNQTPFTVPLSSVLAKETEEEQYHYSFSVPKELITNEDLLSVRFEFNYPLTQEGCRQNYKSGNWVVVHKDSKLSVPYQINRSFSFTNWPAPFITDSGYEPVAFVVPNEVKQGTLSQIALLINQLSQYAEFENYTVVRGGLESFDSASLPNYHFLFFGYPRDGFSEETFKSLITWDEENGLNLPQYGFLEETAKYVYWIQRSAWNDEKAAVFFHPLVDDAKNPYLHENFFDFLSQMDRTKESNIIVLNKANQAQTFYYDRKQDELLQESGNNSSGGSLMYVIIFAGIFLLSAVLFILLLRRKRKNKQE, encoded by the coding sequence ATGAGGAAAAAAGATCGGCACCAAGAGACGGAGATGCATCTCTCTCGTACAAAAACCTATGGAAAGAAAAAAGTGAAAACCCCTTTGCTATTGTATGGCGTATTGTTCTTGGCATTCCTGTTTGTCATTGTGTTTTTCTTCAACCGTGACTTCTTCTACAGCAGTGCCGTTGTTAATAAGCCTGAAGAAACACCACAACAAGCTGCTAAAGAAGAACCGGAGCCGCCAGAGCAGCCGACACTGCCAACAGCTGAGGAAAAGGCCGCGAACCCAAACTATGAGGTTGAAGTGCTGAAGAAAAGCGAACAAAAAGAAAAGCCAAACCCAAATAAAGGGGACATTATTTTACTGGGAGAAGAGGATGTGTCCTTAAGAGGGGTGTTCGGCAACAAAGATGCGTATTTCACGATTCCGCCGAGCAATCTTGGCGACGGGAGCTATGTGGAGCTTACAATCAGTTCATCTGAGCTGTTAAATTCCGAGCGCTCCACGTTAACGGTGCTGTTAAATAACCAGCCAGTCAAAAGCATCAGGCTGAAGAAAGCTTTTCAAAATGAGTCGTTCAAAATTCCTTTAGCTAAGCAGCATATACGGGAAGGGATTAACAAGCTGTCGATTCAATCACATACGTATATAAGCAAAGACCTCTGTATTGACCAAATCGACCCTGCGAACTGGGTAATTGTTCATAAGACCTCTTATGCGTACATTGACAGCAGTGGACCGCTGATTGAGGATGATTTATTAAAGAGCTTTCCATATCCGTTCATCCAAAGCGGGGGAGAGGAAGAAGTCCACGCCCGCATTGTCATCCCAGACAACAGCAGCGGCGCGGTCATCCAAGCCGCATTCGAGCTCAGTCAGTACTTAACTTCGAAAACGGTAAGCAAGGAAGCGGTACCGGTTGAATTTGAGAGTGAGTGGGACGGAGTGAAAGCGAAAGAACATCTAATCGCAATCGGCCCGCTTAAGGCATGGTCAGGAGCAGTCGCAAACCGCATGACATTTAAGGGAATTCAATTAAATAAAGGGGAGCTCTACCTTCATAACGCGATTGAAAAAGGAAGCGGCAGCTCACGGCAAATTCTCTTCGTTACAGCCAATAATGAAGAGATACTAACTGAAAAGAGCGCCATTCTCACAACAGAAGAATTGACAGAACAACTAACAGGCAATTCAATCAGAATCAATAAGATGCCTGTTGTGAAGCAGGAAAAGAAAGAGCAAGAAACAGCGATTCCGTTAATCGACCAGTCTGTTGTGTTGAATGATGCAAAGCTTGTGAGTGAGGCATACTTCCCGAAGGTGCCTTCCTATTGGGAAATCACTGACCAAGCGACATTAGACATTGCATTTGACGCCTCACCTTTATTGAAAATGTGGGAAGACGCGGAACGAAAGGATCAGCTTGGACTGACAGTTTACTTAAATCAAACGCCATTTACCGTGCCGCTTTCAAGTGTGCTGGCAAAGGAAACAGAAGAGGAACAGTATCATTATTCCTTCTCTGTACCGAAGGAATTGATTACAAACGAAGACCTGCTTTCCGTGCGCTTTGAGTTCAATTACCCGCTTACACAAGAGGGATGCCGACAGAATTATAAGAGCGGCAATTGGGTCGTTGTACACAAGGACAGCAAGCTGTCAGTGCCATATCAAATTAATCGTTCCTTTTCCTTTACAAATTGGCCGGCCCCTTTCATTACTGACAGCGGCTATGAGCCAGTCGCATTTGTCGTACCGAATGAAGTGAAGCAAGGAACGTTAAGCCAGATCGCATTGCTTATTAATCAGCTTTCACAGTATGCGGAATTTGAAAATTATACGGTCGTGCGTGGTGGATTGGAAAGCTTCGATTCTGCTTCACTTCCGAACTATCATTTCCTTTTCTTCGGCTATCCTAGAGATGGTTTTTCTGAAGAAACCTTCAAGTCACTGATTACGTGGGATGAAGAGAATGGCTTGAACTTGCCTCAGTACGGATTTCTTGAGGAAACAGCGAAATATGTATATTGGATTCAGCGCTCAGCGTGGAATGATGAGAAAGCAGCTGTGTTCTTTCACCCGCTTGTTGACGATGCGAAGAACCCATATTTGCATGAGAACTTCTTTGATTTCTTATCGCAAATGGACCGAACGAAAGAAAGCAACATTATCGTCTTAAATAAGGCGAATCAAGCGCAGACATTTTATTACGACCGGAAACAAGATGAGCTTCTTCAGGAAAGCGGCAATAATAGCAGCGGCGGCAGTCTAATGTATGTCATCATCTTTGCAGGCATCTTCCTTCTTTCTGCTGTGCTCTTTATTCTGCTTCTAAGAAGAAAGAGAAAGAATAAACAAGAATAG